The genomic region CCTGGGGTCAGCTTCCCTATTCACAATTGAAGAAGCGATCTTAGAAGCAAAAATTCACGGGAAAAAGGTGATGGTGGACTTAATCGGGGTGGAAGACAAGCTTACCAGAGCCCAAGAGATACAGAGATTGAATCCAGATTATATTGGGATTCACACTGGTATTGATGAACAAGTAAAGGGTAAAAGCCCATTTCAGAACATTCGGGAACTCATCAAGTTGAAAGTACCCCTCGCTGTTGCGGGAGGAATCAAACTTGAAAATCTGGAGCGCTTAAGGGAATTCAAACCGGCCATAATCATAGTGGGCGGGGGCATAATTAGAAAGGAAAAGCCAGGGGAGGCGGCAAAAGCAATCAAGGAAAAGATCAACGAGCTCTGGCCCCAAGATTAAAAGTATTCGAGGTGAAAATATATGTATTATCGGGAGCTCTTAGACAGGATTGATGAGGTTACCTCCAAAATCGATCCACTGGAATTTAAAAAAATTGTGGATATCATCAAAGAAGCACGAAGAATTTATATCATTGGTGCTGGAAGGAGTGGACTGGTGGCCAAGGCCTTCGCTATGCGCCTGGTGCACTTGAGGAAAAGAACCTTTGTGGTCGGGGAAACCGTGGTTCCGGCCATGCGTAAGCAGGATATTTTGATAGCCGTCTCTGGCTCCGGAAGAACCAAATCCGTAGTCGAAATCGCCAAAACAGCCAAGTCCATTGGAGGTAAAGTAGTAGCGGTAATCGGGGATAAGCAATCCGAACTTGCACAACGCTCGGATTTAATCGTGGAAATTCCAGTGCCCAAAGTGAAGGACGTCATCACCAGTTACGATTCCCGGCAGTTGATCGGTAAAATAACCCTAGTTCCTCTGGGCTCGCTCTTTGAACTCTCCGCCATGATATTCTTCGAATGCGTCATTGCCGAGTTGATGAGAAAGCTCGAAATCAGCGAAGAGGAAATGAAGCGGGAGCACACCATTTTAGAATAGCCATTAATTTTCAACAACACTTTTTGCGTTTTCTCTTGCCGCTGGGGAATTTCAGGATCAATAAAAGCGAGGCTGAAAGCCTCGCACTCCCACGTCTATGCCTTCTCGAAAAGTTTTGTCGCCCTTTTCACTAGGTAAGATTTAAGCTCTTCAAAGATTTGGGCTTGATTCTCAATTAATTGATCGGCTTTCTTCATCGAGATATCCTTCGCCTCCAAAATATAAGAGGCTGTACGACCATAATAAAGAGGTGTCATCATACTGACCAGTTTTTGCTTGTCCTTCTTCCACTTCTTATAATTTAACGCAAAATCGTAAACTACTCTCGCCCACAAATCCGATGGAAAGTTAAATTCATCGCGACTTAAGAACACACTTTCAACCTCGTTAAAGCTCTCTTCGGATAAAACTTCCCTCCACAAAGGACTAAAATGACCAAACCCAAGACAAAAATTTTCGATGAGATCCTGCACGGAGACCTTTATTGGTTCCGGTTCAACCTTTGGAGCTCGTCCATAAAAATCAACTTCATCACTTTCCTTAATCCTGTACAACTTATCCTCATGCTGAGCCATGAGGGTAAAAAGAGTCCCTGCGACCTGTCTAAACATGGGACCTAAAGTTGTCGGTTCCCTCCCGGTATGGACCTTTGTGCCCAGTCGAGATTGACAAATCTTGACTCCTTGCTCAATCGCCGTTATCGTAAGCCAGATATCGATACCATATTTGGCCACATCGGTTTCCCAAACATCCTGCTTTATATAGAAGTCAAAGAGCTCTCTAGAGATGCCAAACTCTCCTCCAATTGGTTGACGGATTCTTTTACCAAAAATGGCTCTAGTGAGGGGATAAGCGAGGAGCTTGGTGATGGTTCCATCATATTTGTGACGCGTATAATAGGGTGCTACGAATTCGTATTCACCCTTCAGAATGGGATCCGCAAGGAGTTCTATCCACTCGGGAACAATGCTTTTCAAGTCGGAGTCCACCACAATTATAACATCGGCTCTCAAAGCATAACCGATCTCAAATACTGCCCGGAGGGAAGAACCTTTTCCAGGTAGTCCCCGGTAAATGGTGACCAATCTCTCAACACCTGCTGAGCGGGGAAGGTCTTGAGCAATCTCACGGCTGTCGTCGGTGGAACCTCCATCGGAGACCACGATCAAAGATCTTTTATTAGGGGAATATTTACGCAAGCCGGTCTCAACGGTGTTTATAACATAACCCACGGTCCTCTGGTTATTGTAGCAGGGGATACCGACCAGTACATCAACCTGACCTATCTCTTTGATCCTTGATCTAGCTTCATCACGAAGTGCAGTGGCAAATATCGTAATAATCACCCCTTCTCAATATGTTCACCGTTCGCGGTTCACAGTTTGCCCCAAACAAATATAAGTATTAACAAGTTCGTAAACATTACTACTACCTACTAAGATCAATGACCTTATCCGCATAGGCATCATATCTATCACTGCAGGTAAAAAGGATTATCTGGTACTCCTTTGCGATTTCTTTGACCAATTCCATGGTGTTCCTCAATCTTTCATCATCGAAGGTGATAAAGGGATCATCGAAAAGCAAAGGAGGCTTTTTGCCCTTGGAAATGAGCTTGACCAAACCCAAACGAGCTGATAGATAGATCTGGTCGATGGTTGCCCGACTGAGTTCTCCGGCTTTTACATAGTCCTTCTTTTCCTCAGAGTAGACGAAAAACTCCAAATTTTCCTGATTTACTTTTACCCTGTTATATTTACCATTGGTTATTATGTTAATATATCTGGAAACCTCTTCCTCCAAGACCTTCGTCGCCGAGCGTAGAGTGGATTCTCGGGCTTCATCTATGCTTTTCAATACAAGCTCATAAACTCTTCGTCGCCTTTGGTAGAATTCCAGCCTCTGTTGTAAATCGGCGAGTTTCTCATCAATGGCTGCCAAATCCTCAGAGGTGGCTCTAGCTTTGGAGATGACGATCTCCAACTCCTTTTTCTCCTCATCGATTGCCCTTTTTTTCTCCGCCAGATCCTCTATTTCCTGGAGCAACTTCTGAAACTGCTCAGGATCGAGGGCTATGGGATCGAGGCTTTCCCACTCCTCCTTCTTGGCATTACGATCCAGAGCTAAGGTTCTTGACTCCTCCACCAAATCTTCAATCGATTTGTCCCCTAGAATCCCGCTCAATTCACTATCCTTCGCCAACTTTTCAGCGCGGAGGGGTTTATACTTCTCATATCTCTCCAAGCACTCAGTGGCAGTTTTACACCTCGCTTTAGCCAAAAGATATTTGATTTGATCATTTATTTCGGTTATCTGCTCTTCGACTTTAATCTTTTGATACCTTATTTGAGAAACTACCGTTCCCAGATCAACTTGGGGCTCGGGTTTTATGCGTAAAACTCCATAACCGGCTACCAGCAGACCAACAATGGCCAAAATGAGCATAAACTTTGAAAGAAAAGCACCGATAATGCCCAATAAGAGGAGGATCGTACCCAAGATCAAAGGGTAATTACCGGTGGGAGTGGACTGGAGCTGAAGATCTATCTGCCCTGCCGGTCCCAAAGGGAGGCTTCGCTCTAGGCGGGCCTCATGGTAGGCAAGGCTTGGTTCCACCAGTTGCTGCTCTAGAGAGTCCCTCATTTGCTCCAAAGATTGCTTTCTGCCAAGGAGAGTGCGAAGTGCATCCACGTCTTCATCCTCTATTTTCTCCAAGAAGCTGTAGGGTTTGAGCCTCTCATTAAGATCATCGATCTCGTGCTTTATACCAAAGGCGCGTTGGATATTCTGGTAGCATTCCTCGATTTTCTCCAGTTCTTGCTCAAGCCATCGCCTCCTCTCATTCCTACACTTAAGATTCATTTTGGTGGAAAGTTCTGTACTTAAATCCTTCAGTTCCCTTTCCACTTCAAAAAGTCTGGTGCTGGTTCTCCGAACTTCCTCTATCTCATCCTCCAGTTGTCTCCGCTTCTCCTCCAGTTCAGCAATGGCATTGGAAAGCTTTTGAATTTCCCCAGGATATTTTGTTATTTTGCCCTCCCCTTTGATCAGCTCTTTTAAAGTAACTTTTAACCTTTCACAAGCCCAAGAGGCGGTCACCTCATCCTCCCCCGTAATCGTTGCTTGGAGACTATCACCTATTTCTCTCTCCCCTTTGGATATCTGCGCCACCCTATCCTGCTCAATACAGGCCGTACTTTTGAACACGGCTGCTGAACTGAAGCCCAGCCATTGCCCCACTTTTTCACCGACTTTTACGGGATCGATGATCTCCCGAGGAAGACCATCACCAATCAAAGTGAGCTTCTTGGTTTCAAAATCCTTATGAAGTGCATAATTTGCACCTTCATCTTCGACATCGAGGCCTATTTCGTACATCCTCTCTGAACCCCAAGAGATCAAATTCCTGACCTCCTTCCGCCTGTGGGAAGGATTAAAGAATAATCCAGCAATTAAGGCAGAATGGAGCGTGGATTTTCCAGCTTCATTGGGTCCCTTAATCACATTGAGACCGGGAGAAAGCTCCGCCTCTAAATCTCGAAAACGTTTGAATCTCTGAAGCTTTATCTTCTTTATGATCATCTAAGAACATTTTCCCCTTTCAGCAAAGCTACGCCTAGCTTGAGTGCTTCCTCAATGACCCTTCTCTCTTCTGCTGTGGATTGCTCCAGCCTTTCCTCCATAATCCGAATGAATTTGCCGATGATCATATTTTCCGGTAAATCTTCGACCGATATTTCCTCAAGTTTTGGATGGGATTCATCGATCACTCTCAAACGAAAGAAGAATGGCTCTAACT from Actinomycetota bacterium harbors:
- a CDS encoding orotidine 5'-phosphate decarboxylase; translated protein: MKPLLQVALDITDREKALRLAAETANFVDIIEAGTPLIKTVGLSIVRELKRLFPKKSIVADMKTADVGALEAKLAFEAGADLTTVLGSASLFTIEEAILEAKIHGKKVMVDLIGVEDKLTRAQEIQRLNPDYIGIHTGIDEQVKGKSPFQNIRELIKLKVPLAVAGGIKLENLERLREFKPAIIIVGGGIIRKEKPGEAAKAIKEKINELWPQD
- the hxlB gene encoding 6-phospho-3-hexuloisomerase, whose translation is MYYRELLDRIDEVTSKIDPLEFKKIVDIIKEARRIYIIGAGRSGLVAKAFAMRLVHLRKRTFVVGETVVPAMRKQDILIAVSGSGRTKSVVEIAKTAKSIGGKVVAVIGDKQSELAQRSDLIVEIPVPKVKDVITSYDSRQLIGKITLVPLGSLFELSAMIFFECVIAELMRKLEISEEEMKREHTILE
- a CDS encoding glycosyltransferase, which gives rise to MIITIFATALRDEARSRIKEIGQVDVLVGIPCYNNQRTVGYVINTVETGLRKYSPNKRSLIVVSDGGSTDDSREIAQDLPRSAGVERLVTIYRGLPGKGSSLRAVFEIGYALRADVIIVVDSDLKSIVPEWIELLADPILKGEYEFVAPYYTRHKYDGTITKLLAYPLTRAIFGKRIRQPIGGEFGISRELFDFYIKQDVWETDVAKYGIDIWLTITAIEQGVKICQSRLGTKVHTGREPTTLGPMFRQVAGTLFTLMAQHEDKLYRIKESDEVDFYGRAPKVEPEPIKVSVQDLIENFCLGFGHFSPLWREVLSEESFNEVESVFLSRDEFNFPSDLWARVVYDFALNYKKWKKDKQKLVSMMTPLYYGRTASYILEAKDISMKKADQLIENQAQIFEELKSYLVKRATKLFEKA
- a CDS encoding AAA family ATPase, which produces MIIKKIKLQRFKRFRDLEAELSPGLNVIKGPNEAGKSTLHSALIAGLFFNPSHRRKEVRNLISWGSERMYEIGLDVEDEGANYALHKDFETKKLTLIGDGLPREIIDPVKVGEKVGQWLGFSSAAVFKSTACIEQDRVAQISKGEREIGDSLQATITGEDEVTASWACERLKVTLKELIKGEGKITKYPGEIQKLSNAIAELEEKRRQLEDEIEEVRRTSTRLFEVERELKDLSTELSTKMNLKCRNERRRWLEQELEKIEECYQNIQRAFGIKHEIDDLNERLKPYSFLEKIEDEDVDALRTLLGRKQSLEQMRDSLEQQLVEPSLAYHEARLERSLPLGPAGQIDLQLQSTPTGNYPLILGTILLLLGIIGAFLSKFMLILAIVGLLVAGYGVLRIKPEPQVDLGTVVSQIRYQKIKVEEQITEINDQIKYLLAKARCKTATECLERYEKYKPLRAEKLAKDSELSGILGDKSIEDLVEESRTLALDRNAKKEEWESLDPIALDPEQFQKLLQEIEDLAEKKRAIDEEKKELEIVISKARATSEDLAAIDEKLADLQQRLEFYQRRRRVYELVLKSIDEARESTLRSATKVLEEEVSRYINIITNGKYNRVKVNQENLEFFVYSEEKKDYVKAGELSRATIDQIYLSARLGLVKLISKGKKPPLLFDDPFITFDDERLRNTMELVKEIAKEYQIILFTCSDRYDAYADKVIDLSR